A part of Cannabis sativa cultivar Pink pepper isolate KNU-18-1 chromosome 6, ASM2916894v1, whole genome shotgun sequence genomic DNA contains:
- the LOC115694693 gene encoding fimbrin-1-like isoform X1 gives MSCRATRASFQLCYNTQARTITASENRFVSLLFPPQSQSQSQSYRAIPSIPYLSPKSEHITSHLLIWGLYILIRQNLEVGQVGKRRSSTTPCPFLQVAEMSSYSGVVVSDQWLHSQFTQVELRTLKSKFTSMKNQNGKFTVGDLPSLMLKLKAFKEMYSEAEIRGFLGDQVSDFSNEIEFEGFLRVYLTLQGQTTEKLGDQKNSSSFLKATTTTLLHTISESEKASYVAHINSYLGDDPFLKKYLPLDPATNDLFDLAKDGVLLCKLINVAVPGTIDERAINTKRIINLWERNENHTLCLNSAKAIGCTVVNIGTQDLVEGRPHLVLGLISQIIKIQLLADLNLKKTPQLVELVDDSKDVEELMSLPPDKVLLKWMNFHLQKAGYKKPVNNFSSDLKDGEAYAYLLNVLAPEHCSPTTLDSKDPTERAKLVLDHAERMNCKRYLSPKDIVEGSSNLNLAFVAQIFHERNGLSTDNKKISYAEMMTEDVQTSREERCYRLWINSLGIATYVNNVFEDVRNGWILLEVLDKVSPGSVHWKHASKPPIKMPFRKVENCNQIIRIGKQLKFSLVNVAGNDFVQGNKKLILAFLWQLMRFNILQLLKNLRSHSQGKEMTDADILKWANKKVKSTGRASHMDSFKDKSLSSGIFILELLSAVEPRVVNWNLVTKGESDDEKKLNATYIISVARKLGCSIFLLPEDVMEVNQKMILTLTASIMFWSLQQPVDEANGLSSDADASPAPSISGEDESSSIGGDLSNLSIDDAASDTTVSSQIDSEVSSMPE, from the exons ATGAGTTGTAGAGCAACAAGAGCGAGTTTCCAACTTTGTTACAATACACAAGCGCGTACAATAACCGCAAGTGAAAACAGATTCGTTTCTCTTCTCTTCCCTCctcaatctcaatctcaatctcaatCGTACA GGGCCATCCCATCCATACCATACCTCTCTCCAAAATCTGAACACATAACCTCTCATCTCCTCATTTGGGGTCTTTATATACTAATCAGACAGAATCTTGAAG TAGGACAGGTTGGTAAGAGAAGGAGCTCAACTACCCCCTGTCCTTTCTTG CAAGTTGCCGAGATGTCAAGTTATTCGGGTGTAGTTGTTTCTGATCAGTGGCTTCATAGCCAGTTCACACAGGTTGAGCTTCGAACTCTCAAATCTAAA TTCACTTCAATGAAGAATCAGAATGGTAAATTTACAGTTGGAGATTTGCCGTCTTTAATGTTGAAATTAAAAGCGTTTAAAGAAATGTATTCTGAGGCTGAGATCAGGGGATTCTTAGGTGACCAAGTTTCTGACTTCAGCAATGAGATTGAATTTGAGGGCTTCCTCAGA GTGTATCTGACTTTGCAAGGCCAAACTACAGAAAAGTTGGGTGATCAGAAGAACTCGTCATCGTTCTTGAAAGCCACCACAACTACCCTTCTTCACACAATAAGTGAATCTGAGAAAGCATCATATGTTGCTCACATAAACAGTTATCTTGGGGATGATccctttttaaagaaatatctTCCACTAGACCCAGCTACAAATGATCTATTTGATCTAGCCAAAGATGGAGTTCTTTTATG TAAGCTAATAAATGTTGCGGTACCTGGGACAATTGACGAGCGTGCTATTAACACCAAACGAATCATTAATCTTTGGGAAAGAAATGAGAACCATACTCTGTGCCTCAACTCTGCCAAGGCAATTGGCTGCACAGTTGTAAACATTGGCACCCAGGACTTGGTTGAAGGAAGA cCTCATCTGGTGTTAGGATTGATTTCCCAAATTATAAAG ATCCAACTGTTGGCAGACCTCAATCTTAAGAAAACTCCTCAGCTTGTGGAATTGGTTGATGATAGCAAG GATGTAGAAGAGCTGATGAGTTTACCTCCTGATAAGGTTTTATTGAAATGGATGAACTTCCACCTACAAAAAGCTGGGTACAAGAAACCTGTCAATAATTTTTCTTCCGACCTAAAG GATGGAGAGGCTTATGCTTACCTGCTAAATGTTCTTGCCCCAGAACACTGCAGTCCAACCACGTTGGATAGTAAGGATCCAACCGAAAGGGCAAAATTGGTTCTTGATCATGCCGAGAGAATGAATTGTAAAAGATACTTATCTCCAAAGGACATTGTTGAGGGTTCATCAAATCTAAATCTAGCATTTGTGGCACAAATATTCCACGAAAG AAATGGCCTTTCTACAGACAACAAAAAAATTTCTTATGCTGAGATGATGACAGAAGATGTGCAAACATCTAGAGAAGAGAGATGTTATCGATTGTGGATCAATAGTCTAGGCATTGCTACTTATGTCAATAATGTGTTTGAGGATGTCAGAAATGG GTGGATTCTTCTAGAAGTTCTTGATAAAGTTTCTCCAGGATCAGTGCATTGGAAGCATGCATCAAAGCCACCAATTAAAATGCCATTTAGAAAAGTAGAGAATTGCAACCAAATTATTAGAATTGGAAAGCAACTAAAATTTTCACTGGTAAATGTGGCTGGAAATGACTTTGTACAAGGAAATAAGAAGCTCatacttg CTTTCTTGTGGCAGTTGATGAGATTCAATATCCTTCAACTTTTGAAGAACTTGAGATCTCATTCCCAAGGGAAGGAGATGACAGATGCTGATATTCTTAAATGGGCTAATAAGAAAGTCAAAAGCACAGGCAGAGCTTCTCACATGGATAGCTTTAAG GATAAGAGCCTTTCGAGTGGTATTTTCATTCTTGAGCTTCTTAGTGCTGTGGAGCCTAGAGTTGTCAACTGGAATCTTGTTACAAAGGGTGAAAGTG ATGATGAAAAGAAGTTGAATGCTACGTACATAATCAGTGTTGCACGAAAGCTGGGCTGTTCCATCTTCTTACTACCAGAAGACGTCATGGAG GTTAACCAAAAGATGATTCTCACTCTAACTGCTAGCATAATGTTCTGGAGTCTTCAGCAGCCAGTTGACGAGGCAAATGGGTTATCATCTGATGCTGATGCATCCCCAGCACCATCTATCAGTGGTGAGGATGAGAGCTCCTCCATAGGTGGTGATCTTTCAAACTTGAGCATTGATGATGCTGCCTCTGATACTACTGTCTCATCCCAGATTGACAGCGAGGTGTCTTCAATGCCAGAGTGA
- the LOC115694693 gene encoding fimbrin-1-like isoform X2, translated as MSSYSGVVVSDQWLHSQFTQVELRTLKSKFTSMKNQNGKFTVGDLPSLMLKLKAFKEMYSEAEIRGFLGDQVSDFSNEIEFEGFLRVYLTLQGQTTEKLGDQKNSSSFLKATTTTLLHTISESEKASYVAHINSYLGDDPFLKKYLPLDPATNDLFDLAKDGVLLCKLINVAVPGTIDERAINTKRIINLWERNENHTLCLNSAKAIGCTVVNIGTQDLVEGRPHLVLGLISQIIKIQLLADLNLKKTPQLVELVDDSKDVEELMSLPPDKVLLKWMNFHLQKAGYKKPVNNFSSDLKDGEAYAYLLNVLAPEHCSPTTLDSKDPTERAKLVLDHAERMNCKRYLSPKDIVEGSSNLNLAFVAQIFHERNGLSTDNKKISYAEMMTEDVQTSREERCYRLWINSLGIATYVNNVFEDVRNGWILLEVLDKVSPGSVHWKHASKPPIKMPFRKVENCNQIIRIGKQLKFSLVNVAGNDFVQGNKKLILAFLWQLMRFNILQLLKNLRSHSQGKEMTDADILKWANKKVKSTGRASHMDSFKDKSLSSGIFILELLSAVEPRVVNWNLVTKGESDDEKKLNATYIISVARKLGCSIFLLPEDVMEVNQKMILTLTASIMFWSLQQPVDEANGLSSDADASPAPSISGEDESSSIGGDLSNLSIDDAASDTTVSSQIDSEVSSMPE; from the exons ATGTCAAGTTATTCGGGTGTAGTTGTTTCTGATCAGTGGCTTCATAGCCAGTTCACACAGGTTGAGCTTCGAACTCTCAAATCTAAA TTCACTTCAATGAAGAATCAGAATGGTAAATTTACAGTTGGAGATTTGCCGTCTTTAATGTTGAAATTAAAAGCGTTTAAAGAAATGTATTCTGAGGCTGAGATCAGGGGATTCTTAGGTGACCAAGTTTCTGACTTCAGCAATGAGATTGAATTTGAGGGCTTCCTCAGA GTGTATCTGACTTTGCAAGGCCAAACTACAGAAAAGTTGGGTGATCAGAAGAACTCGTCATCGTTCTTGAAAGCCACCACAACTACCCTTCTTCACACAATAAGTGAATCTGAGAAAGCATCATATGTTGCTCACATAAACAGTTATCTTGGGGATGATccctttttaaagaaatatctTCCACTAGACCCAGCTACAAATGATCTATTTGATCTAGCCAAAGATGGAGTTCTTTTATG TAAGCTAATAAATGTTGCGGTACCTGGGACAATTGACGAGCGTGCTATTAACACCAAACGAATCATTAATCTTTGGGAAAGAAATGAGAACCATACTCTGTGCCTCAACTCTGCCAAGGCAATTGGCTGCACAGTTGTAAACATTGGCACCCAGGACTTGGTTGAAGGAAGA cCTCATCTGGTGTTAGGATTGATTTCCCAAATTATAAAG ATCCAACTGTTGGCAGACCTCAATCTTAAGAAAACTCCTCAGCTTGTGGAATTGGTTGATGATAGCAAG GATGTAGAAGAGCTGATGAGTTTACCTCCTGATAAGGTTTTATTGAAATGGATGAACTTCCACCTACAAAAAGCTGGGTACAAGAAACCTGTCAATAATTTTTCTTCCGACCTAAAG GATGGAGAGGCTTATGCTTACCTGCTAAATGTTCTTGCCCCAGAACACTGCAGTCCAACCACGTTGGATAGTAAGGATCCAACCGAAAGGGCAAAATTGGTTCTTGATCATGCCGAGAGAATGAATTGTAAAAGATACTTATCTCCAAAGGACATTGTTGAGGGTTCATCAAATCTAAATCTAGCATTTGTGGCACAAATATTCCACGAAAG AAATGGCCTTTCTACAGACAACAAAAAAATTTCTTATGCTGAGATGATGACAGAAGATGTGCAAACATCTAGAGAAGAGAGATGTTATCGATTGTGGATCAATAGTCTAGGCATTGCTACTTATGTCAATAATGTGTTTGAGGATGTCAGAAATGG GTGGATTCTTCTAGAAGTTCTTGATAAAGTTTCTCCAGGATCAGTGCATTGGAAGCATGCATCAAAGCCACCAATTAAAATGCCATTTAGAAAAGTAGAGAATTGCAACCAAATTATTAGAATTGGAAAGCAACTAAAATTTTCACTGGTAAATGTGGCTGGAAATGACTTTGTACAAGGAAATAAGAAGCTCatacttg CTTTCTTGTGGCAGTTGATGAGATTCAATATCCTTCAACTTTTGAAGAACTTGAGATCTCATTCCCAAGGGAAGGAGATGACAGATGCTGATATTCTTAAATGGGCTAATAAGAAAGTCAAAAGCACAGGCAGAGCTTCTCACATGGATAGCTTTAAG GATAAGAGCCTTTCGAGTGGTATTTTCATTCTTGAGCTTCTTAGTGCTGTGGAGCCTAGAGTTGTCAACTGGAATCTTGTTACAAAGGGTGAAAGTG ATGATGAAAAGAAGTTGAATGCTACGTACATAATCAGTGTTGCACGAAAGCTGGGCTGTTCCATCTTCTTACTACCAGAAGACGTCATGGAG GTTAACCAAAAGATGATTCTCACTCTAACTGCTAGCATAATGTTCTGGAGTCTTCAGCAGCCAGTTGACGAGGCAAATGGGTTATCATCTGATGCTGATGCATCCCCAGCACCATCTATCAGTGGTGAGGATGAGAGCTCCTCCATAGGTGGTGATCTTTCAAACTTGAGCATTGATGATGCTGCCTCTGATACTACTGTCTCATCCCAGATTGACAGCGAGGTGTCTTCAATGCCAGAGTGA